One region of Constrictibacter sp. MBR-5 genomic DNA includes:
- a CDS encoding CoA transferase, translating to MTDPATSPAATAPLAGVRVLDFSRVLAGPFCTLQLADLGAEVIKLENPDGGDDTRQFKPPEAGGEAHYYLAMNRSKRSVALDIRKPEAQEIVHGLAAKCDVLIQNYRVGVMERVGFGWETMRERHPHLIYCSISAYGVTSPWAKRPGFDPVLQAESGIMSYTGHPEGPPTRHPLAIIDTFTAMYATSAILAAYIARLRTGKGQFIDLALMDTAVAVQTNAAQSYLVSGQDPVRMGNSHPAAVPVGLFETQTGPFYMAVGTQKLFALVCEKVLERPDLLTDPRFATNSARQANRDAVFGLLNETFAANTREYWLDRMVAAGVPAGAVRSVSEAMESPEVAARGMVTTVDHPTAGPLRLLGSPYHFSDTPTATPEAPPLLGQHTEQVLRDLLGADDAMLGRWRTGGAIP from the coding sequence GTGACCGACCCCGCCACCTCCCCCGCCGCGACCGCTCCCCTCGCCGGCGTGCGCGTGCTCGATTTCAGCCGTGTCCTCGCCGGTCCCTTCTGCACACTGCAGCTCGCCGACCTCGGCGCCGAGGTCATCAAGCTGGAGAATCCGGACGGCGGCGACGACACGCGCCAGTTCAAGCCGCCGGAGGCCGGCGGCGAGGCGCACTACTATCTCGCCATGAACCGCAGCAAGCGCAGCGTCGCCCTCGACATCCGCAAGCCCGAGGCGCAGGAGATCGTGCACGGCCTCGCGGCCAAGTGCGACGTACTGATCCAGAACTACCGGGTCGGCGTGATGGAGCGCGTCGGCTTCGGCTGGGAAACGATGCGCGAGCGCCATCCGCACCTGATCTACTGCTCGATCTCGGCCTACGGTGTCACCAGCCCCTGGGCGAAGCGACCGGGCTTCGACCCCGTTCTCCAGGCCGAATCCGGCATCATGTCCTACACCGGTCACCCGGAGGGGCCGCCGACACGCCACCCGCTCGCCATCATCGACACCTTCACCGCGATGTATGCCACCTCGGCCATTCTCGCCGCCTACATCGCGCGCCTGCGCACCGGCAAGGGGCAGTTCATCGACCTGGCACTGATGGACACCGCTGTCGCCGTGCAGACCAACGCCGCGCAGAGCTACCTCGTCTCCGGCCAGGACCCCGTACGCATGGGCAACAGCCACCCGGCCGCCGTGCCGGTCGGCCTGTTCGAGACGCAGACCGGCCCCTTCTACATGGCCGTCGGCACGCAGAAGCTGTTCGCCCTGGTCTGCGAGAAGGTGCTGGAGCGGCCCGACCTCCTGACCGACCCGCGCTTCGCCACCAACAGTGCCCGGCAGGCCAACCGCGACGCCGTCTTCGGCCTGCTGAACGAAACCTTCGCGGCGAATACGCGGGAGTACTGGCTGGACCGCATGGTCGCCGCCGGCGTCCCGGCCGGCGCCGTCCGCAGCGTCTCCGAGGCCATGGAATCCCCGGAGGTCGCCGCCCGCGGCATGGTCACCACGGTCGACCATCCCACCGCCGGCCCGCTCCGCCTGCTGGGATCGCCCTACCACTTCTCCGACACGCCGACCGCCACCCCGGAAGCCCCGCCCCTCCTCGGCCAGCACACCGAACAGGTCCTCCGCGACCTCCTCGGCGCGGACGACGCGATGCTCGGCCGCTGGCGTACCGGCGGCGCGATTCCGTGA
- a CDS encoding addiction module antitoxin, with the protein MATRTTTLTVRLGGALSDFVAANVGNDGSYENVSEYIRDLIRRDKERHEQEAFERLKAELNRAFAAPESSYTHLSAADIIARNRN; encoded by the coding sequence ATGGCCACGCGCACGACGACCCTGACGGTGCGCCTCGGCGGAGCGCTGAGCGATTTCGTCGCCGCCAACGTGGGCAACGACGGCTCCTATGAGAATGTCAGCGAGTACATCCGCGACCTGATCCGCCGCGACAAGGAGCGGCATGAGCAAGAGGCGTTCGAGCGGCTCAAAGCCGAACTGAACCGCGCCTTCGCCGCGCCGGAATCGTCCTACACCCACCTCAGCGCGGCCGACATCATCGCCCGGAACCGGAACTGA
- a CDS encoding inositol monophosphatase family protein, whose translation MARQSPHIYVMVRAAQRAARGLIRDFGEVERLQVSEKGPANFVSIADTKAERVIREELAKARPTFGFLMEESGESPGTEPGVRWIVDPLDGTTNFLHGIPYFAISIAIERDGEIVAGVIHDPIRDETFWADKGQGAFLNDERIRVSGRRRLTDAVVTTGIPHRGRGDHAAYLPQLQRVMATVAGIRRTGAAALDLAYVAAGRYDGFWEEDLSPWDLAAGLILIKEAGGFVSDLAGGQDMIGTGGVVAGNQHLLPPLRDLIGGR comes from the coding sequence ATGGCCCGCCAGTCCCCGCACATCTACGTCATGGTCCGCGCAGCCCAGAGGGCGGCGCGTGGGCTGATCCGCGACTTCGGCGAAGTCGAGCGCCTGCAGGTCTCCGAGAAGGGGCCGGCGAACTTCGTCAGCATCGCCGACACGAAGGCCGAGCGGGTGATACGCGAGGAACTGGCCAAGGCGCGGCCGACCTTCGGCTTCCTCATGGAAGAGAGCGGCGAGTCCCCCGGGACGGAGCCCGGCGTGCGCTGGATCGTCGATCCGCTCGACGGCACGACGAACTTCCTGCACGGCATCCCCTACTTCGCCATCTCGATCGCGATCGAGCGCGACGGCGAGATCGTCGCCGGCGTCATTCACGATCCGATCCGCGACGAGACCTTCTGGGCCGACAAGGGCCAGGGCGCCTTCCTGAACGACGAGCGCATCCGCGTTTCGGGCCGCCGCCGGCTCACCGATGCCGTCGTCACCACCGGTATCCCGCATCGCGGCCGCGGCGACCATGCGGCCTATCTGCCACAGTTGCAGCGCGTCATGGCCACCGTCGCCGGCATCCGCCGCACGGGTGCCGCCGCCCTCGACCTCGCCTATGTCGCGGCCGGCCGCTACGACGGCTTCTGGGAAGAGGACCTCTCTCCCTGGGATCTCGCCGCCGGGCTGATCCTGATCAAGGAGGCGGGCGGCTTCGTCAGCGACCTCGCCGGCGGGCAGGACATGATCGGCACGGGCGGCGTCGTCGCCGGCAACCAGCACCTGCTGCCGCCGCTACGCGATCTGATCGGCGGACGATAG
- a CDS encoding CoA transferase, with protein sequence MSDPSMPLAGIRVLDLSRVLAGPICTMILADLGAEIIKVENPDGGDETRGMKPPEAGGEAHFYLGVNRTKKSVAIDISTPEGRELIHKLAAECDVLVENYRKGVMAKHGLDWEAMRDRHPHLVYCSISAYGRESPLADLPGFDPIIQAESGMMSLNGEPDGEPMRHALAIVDTMTGYYSTIGVMAAIMTQKETGRGQFVDVALFDVALNTLTNVGMYYFTSGKVPERRGNGHPTSVPNGLFQASDGPFYIALANQRLWKRFCEGVIDRPDMVDDPRYRTLSDRIARRDEITAFLRDLFATRTRAEWLARFNKAGVPGGAVRTVDQALESPEAAARDMVRTVAHPTAGSIRMVGSPLKLSATPVTEPVAPPLLGQHTDEVLAELLHLDADALATLRKAGAIG encoded by the coding sequence ATGTCCGATCCGTCCATGCCGCTCGCCGGGATCCGCGTGCTCGACCTGTCGCGGGTCCTCGCGGGGCCGATCTGCACGATGATCCTCGCCGACCTCGGTGCCGAGATCATCAAGGTCGAGAACCCCGACGGCGGCGACGAGACGCGCGGCATGAAGCCGCCCGAGGCCGGCGGCGAGGCGCATTTCTATCTCGGCGTGAACCGTACCAAGAAGAGCGTCGCCATCGACATCTCGACGCCCGAGGGCCGCGAGCTGATCCACAAGCTGGCCGCGGAATGCGACGTACTGGTCGAGAACTACCGCAAGGGCGTGATGGCGAAGCACGGCCTCGACTGGGAGGCGATGAGGGACCGCCACCCGCACCTCGTCTACTGCTCGATCTCCGCCTATGGCCGCGAGAGCCCGCTCGCCGACCTGCCCGGCTTCGACCCCATCATCCAGGCGGAGTCCGGCATGATGTCCCTGAACGGCGAGCCCGACGGCGAGCCGATGCGCCACGCGCTCGCCATCGTCGACACGATGACCGGCTACTATTCGACCATCGGCGTCATGGCCGCGATCATGACGCAGAAGGAGACCGGCCGCGGCCAGTTCGTCGACGTTGCCCTGTTCGACGTGGCGCTCAACACGCTGACCAATGTCGGCATGTATTACTTCACCTCGGGCAAGGTGCCGGAGCGGCGCGGCAACGGCCATCCGACCTCGGTGCCGAACGGCCTGTTCCAGGCGTCCGACGGCCCCTTCTACATAGCACTCGCCAACCAGCGCCTGTGGAAGCGCTTCTGCGAGGGCGTCATCGACCGGCCCGACATGGTCGACGACCCGCGCTACCGCACGCTCAGCGACCGCATCGCCCGCCGCGACGAGATCACCGCCTTCCTGCGCGACCTGTTCGCCACCCGCACCCGCGCGGAATGGCTCGCACGCTTCAACAAGGCGGGCGTGCCGGGCGGCGCCGTCCGCACCGTCGACCAGGCGCTGGAATCGCCGGAGGCCGCCGCCCGCGACATGGTCCGCACCGTCGCCCACCCGACCGCCGGCAGCATCCGCATGGTCGGATCGCCCCTGAAACTCTCCGCCACCCCCGTCACCGAACCGGTCGCCCCGCCCCTCCTTGGCCAGCATACCGACGAGGTCCTTGCCGAACTGCTCCACCTCGACGCCGACGCCCTCGCCACCCTCCGCAAGGCGGGCGCGATCGGATAA
- a CDS encoding OmpA family protein — protein sequence MASYGSLRHLRDGMLVGCAHGALIAVACVLFATDAGAADRTIVIGGAAARHPGTIVIGGSGTSRAYDQVAGLPSGGSVQVDLGAIDGTSRIRLRPPGSTSGYAPPAARNNLALRPPSASVSAGRGPMQLAQTPPAASSGRIVLRPPLPTPRPAQDMAYRAPAGGTDADTAALNRTQLAEVAADAPLRVSIPARRPDLQPPPQRLSPPQRLPAPMSDERGPARPQFAAAPRTPESSGSDIRETGVRGQDARALNLAVLATVEASPAPARPPAPMPVSVAPAPAPIRTETNTARLADDLRPRTVAADPAPMRPAEPEPEAPLPVATIGVGVPTRQPPAPVTPHQQTAALPPDPTIAARPTIYWTSPRVDAPPPPADLPAVEAPAVEAPAVEAPAVEAAAAEERLAAAPAPEPASLPPAPIPAAPLPADEPSVGLLPSDRHRLPAPAAAAPTDTPIITWEPPAAPAEAATATAALAPLPDAPPGIVSVADRYAGRADKRHADRAAGRSEVRGNDSARSTFGDRSLRDRGFGPAGREDHPSMPGVPSADVERTPGGGLIESLMGREAGAPVAAGARLPLPTRAPLRESTFLPPQADARADDRAPEPDRIAAPALPAPQPPAGPQRRALTADEEASLAAASSERSRGRPAPYLPPVAAVPVDSVSAGPRIAPPEATEPMPREAAPSASVPSGPAPVKPSSITWTSPPQPAAPAARSATPEAEAEAAVPAPSTPAEVSALGAASGAARTSAAATEMLAPEPDRDRALATPQPVLPDRPQMAALPAPARYPALPAPPPMLALPAPAAEAPARETPATETPSTRSASVRTPSVAALPEPPAADLDLFARAGEPAPPQRRGEIASLPPAPREPAAPLPAPIAEAPVMAAPTPAAPTPAAPVMAAPVAAAPTAPAPVAAAPTPAAPPAAATAPRDYPLLPPPRRPVSADGRVSSVEPAPGQGHLELPPDFLPGLRADRGVPPSRAVASADAGVAAPRGAETAPPADGPAAASIVFGAGGADLPRTADGDVEEVARRLLQDPALRVQVRAYADGADDANKRQLSLYRALSVRSALIEEGVRSTRIAVQALGGKTQMNPRDRVDLVVMRS from the coding sequence ATGGCAAGCTACGGATCTCTGCGACACCTTCGCGACGGCATGCTCGTCGGCTGCGCCCATGGCGCGCTGATTGCCGTCGCATGCGTGCTGTTCGCCACCGATGCCGGTGCCGCCGACCGGACGATCGTCATCGGCGGCGCCGCCGCGCGCCATCCCGGCACCATCGTCATCGGCGGCAGCGGCACGAGCCGGGCCTACGATCAGGTCGCGGGCCTGCCTTCGGGCGGCAGCGTCCAGGTCGATCTCGGCGCCATCGACGGCACGTCGCGCATCCGCCTCCGCCCGCCCGGCTCGACGTCCGGCTATGCGCCGCCCGCCGCGCGGAACAACCTCGCGTTGCGGCCGCCGTCCGCCTCGGTCTCTGCCGGCCGCGGCCCGATGCAACTCGCCCAGACGCCGCCGGCCGCCTCTTCCGGGCGGATCGTGCTGCGCCCGCCACTGCCGACCCCGCGCCCGGCCCAGGACATGGCCTATCGGGCGCCTGCCGGCGGAACCGACGCAGACACCGCGGCACTGAATCGGACGCAGCTGGCCGAAGTCGCAGCCGACGCGCCGCTGCGGGTTTCGATCCCGGCCCGCCGTCCCGATCTCCAGCCGCCGCCCCAGAGGCTTTCTCCGCCCCAGCGGCTTCCGGCGCCGATGTCGGACGAACGCGGTCCGGCGCGCCCGCAGTTCGCCGCTGCCCCCCGCACGCCGGAAAGCAGTGGATCGGACATCCGGGAGACCGGTGTCCGCGGGCAGGATGCGCGTGCCCTGAACCTCGCCGTCCTCGCCACGGTGGAAGCCTCGCCGGCGCCCGCCCGCCCACCGGCTCCGATGCCGGTCTCGGTGGCCCCGGCACCCGCGCCGATCCGCACCGAGACGAATACCGCCCGTCTCGCCGATGACCTGCGCCCCCGGACGGTCGCGGCCGACCCGGCGCCGATGCGGCCCGCCGAGCCCGAGCCCGAGGCGCCGCTGCCGGTCGCCACCATCGGCGTGGGCGTGCCGACCCGGCAGCCGCCGGCGCCCGTGACGCCGCACCAGCAGACCGCGGCACTGCCTCCGGATCCGACGATCGCCGCCCGCCCGACGATCTACTGGACCAGCCCGCGCGTCGACGCCCCGCCGCCCCCGGCGGATCTGCCCGCGGTCGAAGCACCGGCGGTCGAAGCACCGGCGGTCGAGGCACCGGCGGTCGAGGCGGCCGCGGCCGAAGAACGGCTGGCGGCAGCGCCCGCCCCCGAGCCGGCATCGCTCCCGCCCGCGCCGATACCCGCCGCCCCCCTACCGGCGGACGAGCCATCCGTCGGGCTTCTGCCGTCCGACCGCCACCGGCTCCCGGCACCCGCCGCCGCGGCGCCCACCGACACGCCGATCATAACCTGGGAGCCGCCCGCCGCGCCGGCCGAGGCCGCCACCGCAACGGCGGCGCTCGCACCCCTGCCCGACGCCCCGCCGGGGATCGTCAGCGTCGCCGACCGGTACGCCGGTCGCGCCGACAAGCGGCACGCCGACCGGGCTGCCGGACGATCCGAGGTGCGCGGAAACGACAGCGCCCGGTCGACCTTCGGCGATCGCAGCCTGCGCGATCGAGGCTTCGGTCCGGCCGGCCGCGAGGACCACCCGTCGATGCCGGGCGTCCCGTCTGCGGACGTCGAGCGCACGCCCGGCGGCGGACTGATCGAGAGCCTGATGGGCCGCGAGGCCGGCGCGCCCGTAGCGGCCGGTGCCCGGTTGCCGCTCCCGACGCGGGCGCCGCTTCGCGAGAGCACCTTCCTGCCGCCGCAGGCAGATGCTCGTGCGGACGACCGCGCCCCCGAGCCGGACCGGATCGCCGCTCCTGCCTTGCCTGCCCCGCAGCCGCCGGCCGGACCGCAGCGCCGCGCGCTCACTGCCGACGAGGAAGCATCGCTCGCAGCGGCGAGCAGTGAGCGGTCCCGCGGCCGACCGGCCCCATACCTGCCGCCGGTCGCCGCCGTTCCGGTCGATTCGGTGTCGGCAGGCCCGCGGATCGCCCCTCCGGAAGCGACCGAGCCGATGCCGCGCGAGGCGGCTCCGTCCGCGTCGGTACCGTCCGGCCCCGCACCGGTGAAGCCGTCGAGCATCACCTGGACGTCGCCGCCACAACCCGCCGCCCCGGCCGCCCGATCGGCAACGCCGGAAGCCGAAGCCGAGGCCGCTGTCCCCGCGCCCTCCACTCCGGCCGAGGTCTCCGCGCTGGGCGCCGCGAGCGGCGCGGCCCGCACGTCGGCCGCCGCAACGGAGATGCTGGCGCCCGAGCCCGACCGCGACCGGGCCCTCGCCACGCCGCAGCCGGTGCTGCCGGACCGGCCGCAGATGGCCGCCCTGCCGGCCCCTGCCCGCTACCCGGCCCTCCCGGCGCCGCCCCCGATGCTGGCCCTTCCGGCCCCGGCCGCAGAGGCCCCGGCCAGAGAGACCCCGGCCACAGAGACCCCGTCCACGCGCTCGGCGTCCGTCCGCACCCCCTCGGTTGCGGCGCTGCCCGAACCGCCGGCCGCCGACCTCGACCTCTTCGCCCGTGCCGGCGAGCCCGCCCCGCCGCAGCGCCGGGGCGAGATCGCGTCTCTGCCCCCGGCGCCGCGCGAACCCGCCGCACCGCTTCCCGCGCCCATCGCGGAAGCGCCGGTGATGGCAGCGCCGACACCGGCAGCGCCGACACCGGCAGCACCGGTGATGGCAGCGCCAGTGGCAGCGGCACCGACCGCGCCCGCGCCGGTTGCGGCAGCGCCGACACCGGCAGCGCCACCCGCCGCGGCCACCGCTCCGCGGGACTATCCGCTGCTGCCTCCTCCCCGCCGGCCCGTATCCGCCGACGGACGGGTTTCGTCCGTCGAGCCGGCACCCGGCCAGGGACATCTGGAGCTTCCGCCCGACTTCCTGCCAGGCCTGCGCGCCGACCGCGGCGTCCCGCCGTCGCGCGCAGTCGCCTCGGCCGATGCTGGCGTCGCCGCGCCGCGCGGTGCCGAAACGGCGCCGCCCGCCGACGGTCCCGCGGCCGCGTCGATCGTGTTCGGCGCCGGCGGCGCCGACCTGCCGCGCACCGCCGACGGTGATGTCGAAGAGGTTGCTCGCCGCCTCCTCCAGGATCCCGCCCTGCGTGTCCAGGTTCGGGCCTATGCCGACGGGGCCGACGACGCCAACAAGCGCCAGCTGTCGCTCTACCGGGCGCTGTCGGTGCGATCCGCCCTCATCGAAGAGGGCGTCCGCAGTACCCGCATCGCCGTCCAGGCGCTCGGCGGGAAGACCCAGATGAACCCGCGCGATCGGGTCGATCTCGTCGTCATGAGGTCTTGA
- a CDS encoding type II toxin-antitoxin system RelE/ParE family toxin produces MARGRVQEAASIQLDEIYRYTRDRWGAEQAERYVTGLFAAFDRIHTRGIASKPVPAEFGVDGFFFRYERHVVYWRRLSNGDVGIVAVLHERMHQMDRFRDAFGPGRPSGPDENDGH; encoded by the coding sequence GTGGCCAGAGGTCGCGTCCAGGAAGCCGCTTCCATCCAATTGGACGAGATCTACCGCTACACCCGGGACCGATGGGGCGCCGAACAGGCCGAGCGCTACGTCACCGGCCTCTTCGCCGCCTTCGATAGAATCCACACCCGAGGGATCGCGTCGAAGCCCGTCCCCGCCGAATTCGGCGTCGACGGCTTCTTCTTCCGTTACGAGCGTCATGTGGTCTATTGGCGGCGTCTGTCGAACGGCGACGTCGGCATCGTCGCCGTCCTGCACGAGCGCATGCACCAAATGGACCGTTTCCGCGACGCGTTCGGGCCGGGGCGACCGTCCGGCCCCGACGAGAACGACGGCCACTGA
- a CDS encoding peptidoglycan -binding protein has translation MIGSRRGRSRAAAFDIWPGFVDALASLLMVVIFLLMVFVVAQVFLSEALTGRDEQLARLNKQLTELSDMLALERQSNNEFRQTVQQLSQEVQTTAAARDELQERLNAAMAQVESATAAGDALRTQLAEATRTADADREKIALQVAQLEALQAQIAALTKTRDDLETQLASARQDASQVSETLTKEQAARAAAGEEVTRLQADLARALATLEANKATIERQQADLADAGQTTKADRETIATQTDDLRRLRESIEGLTAARRTLEDELVKVRRELEARVAALQAERDELARTLGAAKETSQAEQERLRGELSRAQSEQETLRTTLTDVQGREATLRTSLEKAQAELERLRAELEAAKSSAADQTRRLAEDRATLDTQLAEIARLNEVVVAVRQAREKLEAELEAEREKMRQAGARLAQEQESSTASRREVEQLSRQIAALREEIGRLNAALGAAEADAKAKDAQIVDLGTRLNRALASKVEELARYRSEFFGRLREVVGNRSDIRIVGDRFVFQSEVLFPSGSATLADAGRQQIAQLADTLKGLMAQIPDGIDWVLRVDGHTDRVPVNPGSRFSSNWELSQARALAVVTQLIDEGIPPNRLVAAAFGEYQPIDQGDDEISYRRNRRIEFKLTER, from the coding sequence ATGATCGGCTCCCGCCGAGGGCGCTCGCGCGCCGCCGCTTTCGACATCTGGCCCGGGTTCGTCGATGCCCTGGCCAGCCTGTTGATGGTCGTCATCTTCCTGCTGATGGTCTTCGTCGTCGCCCAGGTCTTCCTCAGCGAGGCGCTCACGGGACGCGACGAACAGCTTGCCCGGCTGAACAAGCAGCTCACCGAGCTCAGCGACATGCTGGCGCTGGAACGCCAGTCGAACAACGAGTTCCGCCAGACGGTCCAACAGCTCTCCCAGGAGGTGCAGACCACCGCCGCCGCCCGCGACGAGCTCCAGGAGCGGCTGAACGCCGCCATGGCGCAGGTGGAGTCGGCCACCGCCGCGGGCGACGCCCTGCGCACCCAACTCGCCGAGGCGACCCGCACGGCCGACGCCGACCGCGAGAAAATCGCCCTCCAGGTGGCGCAGCTCGAAGCGCTCCAGGCGCAGATCGCCGCCCTCACCAAGACCCGCGACGACCTGGAGACGCAGCTTGCCAGCGCGCGGCAGGACGCGTCGCAGGTCAGCGAGACGCTGACCAAAGAGCAGGCCGCACGCGCCGCCGCCGGCGAAGAGGTCACCCGGCTCCAGGCCGATCTGGCGCGCGCCCTCGCCACCCTGGAGGCCAACAAGGCCACCATCGAGCGCCAGCAGGCGGACCTCGCCGACGCCGGCCAGACGACCAAGGCCGACCGGGAGACGATCGCGACCCAGACCGACGACCTGCGCCGCCTGCGCGAGTCGATCGAGGGCCTGACCGCGGCGCGCCGCACGCTGGAGGACGAACTGGTCAAGGTCCGGCGCGAGCTCGAGGCGCGCGTTGCCGCCCTCCAGGCGGAGCGCGACGAACTCGCCCGCACGCTCGGCGCGGCAAAGGAGACGTCCCAGGCCGAGCAGGAGCGGCTGCGCGGCGAACTATCCCGGGCGCAGTCCGAGCAGGAGACCCTGCGCACCACGCTGACCGACGTCCAGGGCCGCGAGGCGACCCTGCGCACCTCGCTCGAAAAGGCCCAGGCCGAACTCGAGCGGCTGCGGGCGGAGCTCGAGGCCGCCAAGTCGTCGGCCGCCGACCAGACGCGGCGCCTCGCCGAGGACCGCGCGACCCTCGACACCCAGCTGGCCGAGATCGCGCGCCTGAACGAGGTCGTCGTCGCCGTGCGGCAGGCGCGCGAGAAGCTCGAAGCCGAGCTGGAAGCCGAGCGCGAGAAGATGCGCCAAGCCGGCGCGCGGCTCGCCCAGGAACAGGAATCCTCTACCGCCTCGCGTCGCGAGGTGGAGCAGTTGAGCCGCCAGATCGCCGCGCTGCGCGAGGAGATCGGCCGCCTCAACGCCGCTCTCGGCGCCGCCGAAGCCGACGCGAAGGCGAAGGACGCGCAGATCGTCGACCTCGGCACGCGCCTCAACCGGGCCCTCGCCTCGAAGGTCGAGGAACTGGCGCGCTACCGCTCCGAATTCTTCGGCCGCCTGCGCGAGGTCGTCGGCAACCGCTCCGACATCCGCATCGTCGGCGACCGTTTCGTCTTCCAGTCGGAGGTGCTGTTCCCCTCCGGCTCGGCCACCCTGGCCGACGCGGGCCGTCAACAGATCGCCCAGCTCGCCGACACGCTGAAGGGCCTGATGGCCCAGATTCCCGACGGCATCGATTGGGTGCTGCGCGTCGACGGGCACACCGACCGGGTGCCGGTCAACCCCGGCTCGCGCTTCTCATCGAACTGGGAGCTGTCCCAGGCGCGCGCGCTCGCCGTCGTCACGCAGCTGATCGACGAGGGCATCCCCCCGAACCGCCTCGTCGCCGCCGCCTTCGGCGAATACCAACCCATCGACCAGGGCGACGATGAGATCAGCTACCGCCGCAACCGCCGCATCGAGTTCAAGCTGACCGAGCGCTAG
- the efp gene encoding elongation factor P has product MKINANTIRPGMVIDHDGRQWAVMKIQLIQPGKGGAFIQVEMRDVRTGTKTNERWRTQDTVEKLTTEDRECQFLFADGDNLTFMDNASYEQFMIGRDTIGDDADFLQDGMAVTVATVEGTPIGITLPSTVTLEVMEAEPVVKGQTASSSYKPAILSNGVRVMVPPHIAVGTRIVVNPTERTYLERAKD; this is encoded by the coding sequence ATGAAGATCAACGCGAACACGATCCGCCCCGGGATGGTCATCGATCACGACGGTCGCCAGTGGGCCGTCATGAAGATTCAGCTCATCCAGCCCGGCAAGGGCGGCGCCTTCATCCAGGTCGAGATGCGCGACGTCCGCACCGGCACGAAGACCAACGAGCGCTGGCGGACCCAAGACACGGTCGAGAAGCTGACGACCGAGGATCGCGAGTGCCAGTTCCTGTTCGCCGACGGCGACAATCTGACCTTCATGGACAATGCCAGCTACGAGCAGTTCATGATCGGTCGCGACACGATCGGCGACGACGCGGACTTCCTCCAGGACGGCATGGCCGTGACGGTCGCGACCGTCGAGGGAACGCCGATCGGCATCACGCTCCCGTCCACCGTCACCCTCGAGGTGATGGAGGCCGAGCCCGTCGTGAAGGGCCAGACCGCCTCCTCGTCCTACAAGCCCGCCATCCTCTCGAACGGCGTCCGCGTCATGGTCCCGCCGCACATCGCGGTCGGTACCCGCATCGTCGTGAACCCGACCGAGCGTACCTATCTCGAGCGGGCGAAAGATTGA
- a CDS encoding flagellar motor protein MotA translates to MTRPTRHLIRMILFLVLVAAIAVAFHQQLATAFMANSAINGVIVAVFFFGVIYVFRQVGMLNSEIAWMEMFRRRRPGVSVQTQPRLLATVAAAFSEREGPVRLSAMSTRALLDGVSARLDESGQIARYLTGLLIFLGLLGTFWGLIQTIGAVSDVIGGLRAGGGANPGVFEDLKVGLRGPLSGMGTAFSSSLFGLAGALVLGFLDLQVSQAQNRFFQELEEWMSTITRHASGSIAFDGDHSVPAYIQALLEQTAESLEGLQKTVGRAEEGRMSANRSMQSLVERLTHLTDQMRAEQQLLVRIAEQQIEMQPIIRRLAESATQSGMDESSRTHIRNIDLYLARLIEDINTGRSEAVQDVRNEIKLLARTIAAVREDERR, encoded by the coding sequence ATGACCCGCCCGACCCGCCATCTCATCCGGATGATCCTGTTTCTGGTGCTGGTAGCCGCTATCGCGGTCGCCTTCCACCAGCAGCTGGCCACGGCGTTCATGGCGAATTCCGCCATCAACGGCGTCATCGTCGCGGTCTTCTTCTTCGGCGTGATCTACGTGTTCCGCCAGGTCGGGATGCTGAACAGCGAGATCGCCTGGATGGAGATGTTCCGCCGGCGCCGGCCCGGGGTCTCCGTCCAGACGCAGCCCCGTCTTCTGGCGACCGTCGCGGCGGCATTTTCCGAGCGCGAGGGTCCGGTCCGCCTGTCGGCCATGTCGACTCGCGCCCTTCTCGACGGCGTCAGCGCCCGCCTGGACGAATCGGGCCAGATCGCCCGCTACCTGACCGGCCTGCTGATCTTCCTAGGCCTGCTCGGCACCTTCTGGGGCCTGATCCAGACCATCGGCGCGGTCAGCGACGTCATCGGCGGCCTGCGCGCCGGCGGTGGCGCCAACCCCGGTGTCTTCGAGGACCTGAAGGTCGGCCTGCGCGGCCCGCTCTCCGGCATGGGCACGGCCTTCAGTTCCTCGCTGTTCGGTCTCGCCGGCGCGCTCGTCCTCGGCTTCCTCGACCTGCAGGTCTCCCAGGCGCAGAACCGCTTCTTCCAGGAGTTGGAGGAGTGGATGTCGACTATCACCCGCCACGCCTCGGGCAGCATCGCATTCGACGGCGACCATTCCGTCCCCGCCTACATCCAGGCGCTGCTGGAGCAGACGGCCGAGAGCCTGGAAGGCCTGCAGAAGACGGTCGGCCGCGCCGAGGAGGGCCGCATGTCGGCCAACCGCAGCATGCAGTCGCTGGTCGAGCGGCTGACGCACCTGACCGACCAGATGCGCGCCGAACAGCAGCTGCTGGTCCGCATCGCCGAACAGCAGATCGAGATGCAGCCGATCATCCGGCGCCTCGCCGAGTCCGCGACCCAGTCGGGCATGGACGAGAGCAGCCGCACCCACATCCGCAACATCGACCTCTACCTCGCGCGGCTCATCGAGGACATCAACACCGGCCGCAGCGAGGCCGTCCAGGACGTCCGGAACGAGATCAAGCTGCTCGCCCGGACGATCGCTGCAGTTCGCGAAGACGAGCGGAGATAG